The following is a genomic window from candidate division KSB1 bacterium.
GGCGCAGCTGACCGGCAATCTGATGTACGGCTCAAATTCGCCTCTGGACCTTCCGGCTGCCGGCGACTGGGTGGCGACGGATATCGTCGACGACAGTCTGGCCGTCATTCACTCTGTCCTGCCGCGCAAAAGCATTCTCAAACGAAAAACAGCTGGTAAATCCGTCGAATTCCAACTGATTGCCACCAATATTGATATCGCCATGATCATGCAGTCACTGGACGCCAATTTCAATCTGCGGCGCCTGGAGCGGTATCTGGTGGTGGTGCTGGACAGCGGTATTCAACCGGTGATCCTGTTGAGCAAAGCGGATTTGACTGATCAAGCCGATATACAGGCTAAAATCCGAAAGATCCATGACCTGCAGCCTGACCTTCCGGTACATGCCTTTAGCAGCAGCACCGGAACCGGATTGGAATCAATGACAGCATTGCTGCAGCCCGGCTGCACATACTGTCTTCTTGGATCGTCAGGTGTGGGCAAAACCACCCTGATGAACCGGTTGCTGAACGACGAGTCGCACGCTACCACAACCGTTCGCCGGGACGGCAAAGGCCGGCATACCACCACACGCCGGGAACTCTTATTCCTGCCCAACGGGGCCATGATCCTGGACACACCGGGAATGCGTGAATTGGGACATTTTGACTCGGATACCGGTCTAAGCGCGGCATTTTCAGACATTGCTGAACTGTCTCGACACTGCCGTTTCAACGACTGCACCCATGAGCATGAAAGCGGATGCGCTGTGCTTAACGCACTGGAAAACAGTAAACTGGACGCAGGGCATTATGAAAACTATGTCAAGATGAAAAAACAAGCCGCGCATTACAGCCGTTCCTATCACGAACGACGGGAACGCGACAAGGAATTCGGCAAGATGGTTAAAGCCATTAAAAAGGAAAAGAAAAAACGCCGATAATCGAGTATCATTTGACTGAAAACAAGTCAATGAAAGGATCATCATGAAACGACGCGAATTTTTCAGAACAGCCGCGTTAAGCGGCACGGGAGCGGCTCTGAGCAGCTGGCTGTCCTGCGGAGGCGAGCGCTCACGCCGTACCGACATTGCGAGCTTTGAGCTGGCTGAATGGACTTGTACCGCAATGCAATCCGG
Proteins encoded in this region:
- the rsgA gene encoding ribosome small subunit-dependent GTPase A, which codes for MTLTDLGFDEWFQQHADAGGHQIARVLTVNRDNFLISTGEQQVRAQLTGNLMYGSNSPLDLPAAGDWVATDIVDDSLAVIHSVLPRKSILKRKTAGKSVEFQLIATNIDIAMIMQSLDANFNLRRLERYLVVVLDSGIQPVILLSKADLTDQADIQAKIRKIHDLQPDLPVHAFSSSTGTGLESMTALLQPGCTYCLLGSSGVGKTTLMNRLLNDESHATTTVRRDGKGRHTTTRRELLFLPNGAMILDTPGMRELGHFDSDTGLSAAFSDIAELSRHCRFNDCTHEHESGCAVLNALENSKLDAGHYENYVKMKKQAAHYSRSYHERRERDKEFGKMVKAIKKEKKKRR